The following are from one region of the Coffea eugenioides isolate CCC68of chromosome 2, Ceug_1.0, whole genome shotgun sequence genome:
- the LOC113761328 gene encoding mediator of RNA polymerase II transcription subunit 14, with the protein MAELGQQTVDFSTLVARAAEESYVSLKELVEKSKGSDISDSEKKIGILKYVVKTQQRMLRLNVLAKWCQQVPLIQYCQQLESTLSSHDTCFSQAADSMFFMHEGLQQARAPIYDVPSAVEVLLNGTYHRLPKCIEDVGAQSTLNVDQQKPALMKLDALVRSKLLEVSLPKDITEVKISDGTVLLRVDGEFKVLVTLGYRGHLSLWRILHLELLVGERSGPVKLEELQRHALGDDLERRMAAVEDPFMTLYSILHELCVALVMDTVIRQVQALRQGRWKDAIKFELISDGSMGQGGNAGGTQITPDGEADAAGLRTPGLKILYWLDFDKTSSTPDVGSCPFIKIEPGPDLQIKCLHSSFVIDPVTGKEAEFSLDQSCIDVEKLLLRAICCNRYTRLLEIFKELEKNNQIVRAPGDVRLETQMDKFDSDGKKDISKFDSRKDEGQEVLLVRAYGLSFFTLGINLRNGRFLLHSSKNTVSPSELLECEEALNQRTMTAAQVFISLRSKSISHLFACVGRSLGLEVFERGFASLKLPKNISNGSSVLLMSFPECGSYYLLMQLEKDFKPLFNLIETQPDPSGKAESFSDLNNIIRVKDVDIGQMQMCEDDLNLSLLDCGKLLSVLPSLSPNRTSEQSLLSEFTLEGSALASSFPSKFSSIVDEIFELEKGSSAANLSGQGPSLGSTYGTSPASHFGAGGMNLHSTKVGTPSPKWDGGSQVPTRLSGMPPSYSGSIYTGSHYRGLIQSGSTGSISVGPGRSQVKNLSSSKSDQDLTSLRSPQSGGLGSYSLIDEHQITTPGIRTAGHLSPSPQLGLPASGASAKPIGARNSSGNAIPGNLRVSGFNSLVASPVSQTPDSNCMNSNLDTVPRQEKMSRKRTLTDLLSSLPSLQHLEANDKSYKRRRIVEWRPQQLTSQMLITSELFRKTEGYSYGDLISEANKGNLPSSIYVSALLHVVRHCSLCIKHARLTSQMDALEIPYVEEVGLRSASSNLWFRLPFARGDTWQHICLRLGRPGSMYWDVKICDQHFGDLWELQKGMSNSPWGPGVRIANTSDVDAHIRYDAEGVVLSYHSVEADSIRKLVADIERLSNARTFALGMRSLLGVRTDEKFEENATASDVKAPGGVKTVLDMADKFSEQMRRAFKIEAVGLMSLWFSFGSGVLARFVVEWESGKEGCTMHVSPDQLWPHTKFLEDFINGAEVASLLDCIRLTAGPLQALAAATRPARAAPVSGVSGVAAPISSMSRQSGYVPSQGQLPSIATPNASQAASVPAGNASASVTSGPLASQNPHTTAMLAAAAAAAAGRGGPGIVPSSLLPIDVSVVLRGPYWIRIIYRKNFAVDMRCFAGDQVWLQPATPPKGGPSVGGSLPCPQFRPFIMEHVAQELNGIDSSFAGGQQTVVLANGSSSNPSTVSQLSASNGNRTNLANSAGISRSANAVSGLNRMGNAVPAGSNLAAANSGLPLRRSPGTGVPAHVRGELNTAIIGLGDDGGYGGGWVPLVALKKVLRGILKYLGVLWLFAQLPELLKEILGSILKDNEGALLNLDQEQPALRFFIGGYVFAVSVHRVQLLLQVISVTRFHHSQRQQQNSATAQDELTPSEISEICDYFSRRVASEPYDASRVASFITLLTLPISVLREFLKLIAWKKGLAPSPGGDLAPAQKSRIELCLENHAGFTMDGKNESSSVSKSNIHYDRAHNAVDFALTVVLDPAHIPHINAAGGAAWLPYCVSVRLRYSFGDNPNVSFLGMEGSHGGRACWLRVDEWEKCKQRVTRTMDVNGSSAGDGNQGRLRVVADSVQRTLHGCLQGLREGSGGAGTIGTT; encoded by the exons CCAAAATGTATTGAAGATGTTGGTGCTCAGAGTACGTTGAATGTGGATCAGCAAAAGCCAGCCCTAATGAAGCTGGATGCACTCGTCAGGTCCAAGCTACTTGAAGTTTCGCTTCCAAAAGATATTACTGAAGTAAAGATTTCAGATGGTACTGTGCTGCTTCGTGTAGATGGGGAGTTTAAGGTTCTTGTCACCCTTGGTTACCGAGGGCACTTGTCCTTGTGGAGGATATTACACTTGGAGCTGCTTGTTGGTGAGAGGTCTGGGCCTGTTAAGCTGGAAGAATTGCAGCGGCATGCTCTTGGTGATGATTTGGAACGCAGAATGGCTGCTGTAGAAGACCCATTTATGACATTGTATTCTATTCTTCATGAACTTTGTGTTGCACTTGTAATGGATACTGTTATAAGACAAGTTCAAGCACTTCGACAAGGGAGATGGAAAGATGCAATTAAGTTTGAGCTCATATCTGATGGTAGCATGGGACAAGGTGGGAATGCTGGTGGCACGCAGATAACACCAGATGGAGAGGCTGATGCGGCTGGTTTGAGAACACCTGGTTTGAAGATTTTatattggttggattttgacaaAACCTCTAGTACTCCTGACGTAGGATCATGCCCTTTCATTAAAATTGAACCAGGACCTGATCTGCAAATCAAGTGCCTTCACAGCTCATTTGTCATTGATCCTGTGACTGGAAAGGAGGCAGAATTTTCCCTTGACCAGAGTTGCATTGATGTTGAGAAGTTGCTACTCAGAGCAATTTGTTGCAACAGATATACTCGTCTgcttgaaatttttaaagagcTGGAGAAAAATAATCAGATCGTTCGAGCCCCAGGAGATGTTCGTCTTGAGACTCAGATGGATAAATTTGACAGTGACGGTAAAAAG GACATATCTAAATTTGATTCCAGGAAGGATGAAGGGCAGGAAGTTCTGTTGGTCCGTGCCTACGGCTTATCGTTTTTCACTCTTGGAATAAATTTAAG GAATGGCCGCTTCCTTCTTCACTCATCTAAGAATACTGTCTCACCATCTGAACTTTTGGAGTGTGAAGAAGCTCTAAACCAAAGAACTATGACTGCTGCACAAGTTTTTATAAGCTTGAGAAGCAAAAGCATTTCACACTTGTTTGCATGTGTTGGAAGGTCCTTGGGCCTGGAG GTCTTTGAACGTGGTTTTGCATCGTTGAAGTTACCTAAGAATAtttcaaatggttcaagtgtgttGCTGATGAGTTTTCCAGAGTGTGGGAGTTATTATTTGCTGATGCAACTTGAGAAGGATTTCAAACCGCTGTTTAACTTAATAGAAACTCAGCCAGATCCTTCAGGGAAAGCTGAATCTTTTAGTGACTTGAATAATATCATTCGTGTAAAAGATGTTGATATTGGTCAGATGCAGATGTGTGAAGATGACCTCAATCTAAGCCTCCTTGACTGTGGAAAATTACTATCTGTTTTACCTAGTCTCAGTCCTAACCGGACTTCTGAACAAAGTCTTCTTTCTGAATTCACCTTGGAGGGATCTGCACTTGCCTCTAGCTTTCCCTCAAAGTTTTCATCAATTGTGGATGAAATATTTGAGCTGGAGAAAGGGTCATCTGCCGCCAATCTCTCTGGTCAGGGCCCAAGTCTGGGTTCAACATATGGTACTTCTCCTGCATCTCATTTTGGTGCTGGAGGCATGAATCTCCATTCTACAAAAGTTGGAACGCCATCTCCTAAGTGGGATGGTGGTTCACAGGTACCGACCAGATTGTCCGGTATGCCACCTAGTTATAGTGGTTCCATCTACACTGGGAGCCATTATAGGGGCTTGATACAGTCAGGTTCTACTGGTTCCATTTCCGTTGGCCCTGGAAGAAGTCAGGTGAAGAACTTATCCTCCTCAAAGTCTGATCAAGATTTGACCTCTCTGAGGTCTCCACAGTCTGGTGGACTTGGGTCTTACTCATTGATCGATGAACATCAGATAACAACTCCCGGAATTCGTACAGCTGGACATTTGTCTCCCTCTCCTCAACTTGGCCTTCCTGCTTCTGGAGCAAGTGCAAAACCTATTGGAGCTAGAAATTCATCCGGCAATGCTATACCTGGAAATCTTAGAGTTTCTGGATTTAATTCATTGGTTGCGTCACCCGTAT CTCAAACACCAGATTCCAATTGTATGAATTCAAATCTTGATACTGTTCCACGACAAGAGAAAATGTCAAGAAAGCGTACGCTGACAGATTTGTTGAGCTCTCTCCCATCACTTCAACATCTAGAGGCTAATGACAAATCTTACAAGAGAAGGAGAATAGTGGAATGGAGACCTCAACAACTTACTTCACAGATGCTCATTACCTCAGAACTTTTTCGAAAAACTGAGGGATACAGTTATGGAGATCTTATATCTGAAGCAAATAAGGGTAATTTACCCTCTAGTATATATGTTTCTGCTCTTCTTCACGTGGTCAGACACTGCTCACTTTGTATTAAGCATGCCCGACTAACCAGTCAGATGGACGCACTTGAAATTCCATATGTTGAAGAAGTGGGTCTAAGAAGTGCATCCTCAAACTTGTGGTTTCGTCTTCCATTTGCAAGAGGTGATACATGGCAGCATATATGCTTACGATTGGGGAGACCTGGAAGTATGTATTGGGATGTGAAAATTTGTGATCAACACTTCGGGGACTTGTGGGAACTTCAGAAAGGAATGAGTAATTCTCCATGGGGTCCTGGTGTTCGTATTGCTAATACATCTGATGTTGACGCTCATATTCGGTATGATGCTGAAGGTGTTGTTTTGAGTTACCATTCTGTTGAGGCTGATAGTATTAGGAAACTAGTAGCCGATATCGAAAGGCTTTCTAATGCTAGAACCTTTGCCCTTGGAATGCGAAGTCTACTTGGAGTACGGACAGAtgagaaatttgaagaaaatgcTACTGCCTCTGATGTTAAAGCACCAGGTGGTGTGAAAACTGTACTAGACATGGCTGACAAATTTTCTGAACAGATGAGGAGGGCATTTAAAATTGAAGCTGTTGGACTCATGAGTTTATGGTTCAGTTTTGGATCTGGAGTACTTGCTCGCTTTGTTGTTGAATGGGAATCAGGCAAAGAGGGCTGCACAATGCATGTTTCTCCTGACCAACTTTGGCCCCACACCAAG TTTTTGGAAGATTTCATCAATGGTGCTGAAGTTGCATCACTTTTGGATTGTATACGACTGACTGCTGGACCCTTACAGGCTCTTGCTGCTGCCACACGTCCTGCACGAGCTGCTCCTGTTTCAGGAGTTTCTGGTGTTGCAGCACCTATCTCCTCTATGTCAAGACAGAGTGGATATGTTCCGTCTCAGGGTCAGCTGCCAAGCATTGCAACACCCAATGCTAGTCAGGCTGCATCTGTTCCCGCAGGAAATGCTTCTGCCTCTGTAACTTCAGGTCCTCTTGCTTCTCAAAATCCTCATACTACTGCAATGTTGGCAGCTGCAGCCGCCGCTGCCGCTGGGAGAGGTGGTCCTGGCATTGTTCCTAGTTCATTGTTGCCAATTGATGTCTCTGTAGTACTCCGTGGTCCCTACTGGATACGGATTATATATCGGAAAAATTTTGCTGTTGACATGCGATGTTTTGCCGGAGATCAGGTTTGGTTGCAACCTGCAACGCCACCCAAAGGGGGACCGTCTGTTGGAGGATCACTTCCATGTCCACAATTCCGGCCCTTTATAATGGAGCATGTTGCTCAGGAATTGAATGGCATAGATTCCAGTTTTGCTGGGGGTCAACAAACAGTTGTTCTAGCCAATGGTAGTAGTTCAAATCCAAGTACAGTTTCACAGCTTTCAGCCTCCAATGGAAACAGAACCAATCTCGCAAATTCTGCTGGAATATCTCGGTCAGCAAATGCTGTTTCTGGTCTAAATCGCATGGGAAATGCTGTTCCTGCCGGATCAAATTTAGCTGCAGCAAACTCTGGGTTGCCATTACGCAGATCTCCTGGCACAGGTGTACCTGCTCATGTAAGAGGCGAACTGAATACAGCCATTATTGGGCTTGGGGATGATGGAGGTTATGGGGGTGGATGGGTCCCTCTTGTTGCCCTCAAGAAGGTTCTTCGAGGTATTCTCAAATATCTGGGAGTGTTGTGGCTATTTGCACAGTTACCAGAGCTTTTGAAAGAGATCCTCGGTTCAATCCTAAAGGATAATGAAGGTGCACTTTTGAATTTGGATCAGGAGCAACCAGCATTACGCTTCTTTATCGG GGGTTATGTTTTTGCTGTTAGTGTACACAGGGTTCAACTTCTTCTCCAAGTTATTAGTGTAACTAGATTTCACCATTCCCAGCGGCAGCAGCAGAATTCAGCAACTGCTCAGGATGAATTGACTCCGTCTGAAATAAGTGAAATATGCGATTACTTTAGTCGTCGCGTTGCATCGGAGCCCTATGATGCTTCTCGTGTTGCTTCATTCATTACGCTATTAACTCTACCAATTTCGGTTTTAAGAGAATTTTTGAAACTCATTGCGTGGAAGAAAGGCTTAGCTCCATCTCCAGGTGGAGATTTGGCTCCTGCTCAAAAATCCCGCATTGAACTTTGTCTTGAGAATCATGCAGGCTTTACTATGGatggaaaaaatgaaagttcCTCTGTATCTAAAAGCAATATTCACTATGATCGAGCACATAATGCTGTTGATTTTGCACTGACTGTTGTTCTTGATCCTGCTCACATACCACATATAAATGCTGCTGGTGGTGCTGCTTGGCTTCCTTATTGTGTTTCTGTGAGATTGAGATACTCATTTGGTGATAATCCTAATGTATCTTTCCTGGGGATGGAGGGAAGCCATGGAGGTCGGGCATGCTGGCTGAGAGTTGATGAGTGGGAAAAATGTAAGCAGCGGGTAACCCGCACTATGGACGTGAATGGATCTTCAGCCGGAGATGGTAATCAGGGAAGATTGAGAGTTGTTGCCGATAGTGTACAAAGAACATTGCATGGTTGCCTTCAAGGTCTGAGAGAGGGCAGCGGTGGTGCTGGCACCATTGGAACAACATGA